The window CCTAaacgcacgcgcagagacacaaaAAAGCGCACGCAGGACTCGGAGGAACGCCGTCCAAACGGCTCACAGGATTGCCATGCGACGCCCGCGTCGGGGCGAAGCTCCTGCGAGGCCTCTTGAGTGGGCGCcagcgtcctcctccgcggtgTGAAGCCCTCGAACGTACAGCTGAACCCGAAAGGGCGCGAAGCTGGTCGCGCCCTGCTCCTCGCCCGTGCGCAGCTGTGCTGAcgtccgcggcagcgctgcAAAGCGTGGGGAAAAGGAAGTGTGtggcgctcgctctctgggGGTGAAGTGCGTGTTTGCATTTCTTTCGCACGCAGTTCTCACCTCCTTCGCTttgcctgcagcgccagacAAGTTCCCTCTGCGCAGCTGTCCAATCAACTCCGCGGTATTCTCCCAGCGCTTCCAGACGCCTTCGTGGAgactcgcgtccgcgtcctcctcttcgcccttgGCGCCCCACGAGGCcagctcgtcgcctcgcgcagcgggccccgcgtcctgcagcgcctgtccctgcggcgcccaGCCGACCAGGTCGGTCGCCTCGGGGCTTTCCGCCTTGCCGGTCGACCCCACTTCGCGACTGGCGCCTTCGAGTTCATCGTTTCGTGCTCCTTCGCGagccgcgtcgcgcaccccgttcgcagacgcgccgcctccaagCCGCCCGACActcacgcgcgcgcccctcCGCACGGGGTCTTCTGGGCACGCCGTTTTCCTGCCGGctccgtcttcgtcttcttcctcgagcgcctcgaACCAGTCTAGCTCTTTCGTCGCAtcgcccgcgctgctgcacagCGTCGCCCCGAAAGCAGACTCTGCGAACGCGGCAGGAACACACGGCGCATCTGCCACCGCACACGAGCCTGTTGCAGGCCCGATGAGCCTGCGCgggtcttctctctcgcttgccCTCGACAGATCGACAGCCCCTCTGGCCGCGCgttgcctctctgcgtccgtTTCGCTGGacacgcctcgccgcgagtcCCCCGCCGGACCGAGGGCGCTGTGCtcgctgcggtcgccgccggcttGCCATCGAAAAAGCCACGCCAGAGGCCACGCGCCCCCGTCCCCGTCGTCTCCAAGGCCCCCAAACTGCTTGTCAggcccgccccgccgcgccacTCCTCTGCGCTTCGTCCTGCACGGGCgtctgcggtcgccgcctccttcgtccgcctcctccgccggcgtcccCCGCCGCGAATCCTTGCCGCTCGAGGCCCGTGCGAGGCCTTCAGGGGGGGCGCTGCAGAACTGCCTCTCGTGGAGTCTGGCGTGGCAGGTGGGAGATCCAGGGCGGGGACGCCCGGCTCCTGCGGGCTTTGGGCGCGAACAATGACCACGGGAATGTTCTCGGCGCCACCGTTTTGCCAGTGCACGCCGCCTGCTGGTTCGCCGGGAGCAGAGCCTGAGCTCGCGCCCCGTGCGGACCCAGAGACCTCGCTGAGGCCTGCAGCGGGGGCCCCCGCCGAAGCGTTCGCTGCGAGATGGCGTATGGAGAGCCACAGATCTGAGTAGCGTCCGATGCTGCCCCCGAGGAGCTGTCTCAGCGGCGATGCcgagctctccgcggcggccgccccgGCGCGCCCCCCTCCGGCCCGactggcgcccgcggcgatcGCCGCGGCAATTGTGGCGCTCAAGCTTCCcacggcgcctgcgacgcccgTGGGCAGGCCCTGAACAGGctgcgaagccgcgccgACTGAccccgcctcggcctcgccccccgcaggcccgcctgcgtgcgggcctcctccctcgcttGTCCCCCCCGAGCTGCTTGCactggcggcctccgcggccttcgtaATCAGATTGAAAATGATCTGGGAGGCAGAAagtggcggcgcggacgcagacggAATCGTCGTGTTGTGCAACGTGGACGACGGGCCCGGGTCTGCCTCAGGCGAGCCCGCGAAGCTGTGAATCGTCTGCATCGCCTGTTGCATAGTCGAGGAACGAAGGATATACGTGTCGATAATTCGCTGAAACGCGTCCCATAACAGCGTGATCTCGTTGTAGAACTGGaaacagaagaaagcgacgatCAAGCAGAGAATGAGCACCGACGTCAACATGACAATGATGGCCAGAAGGGGGTTCAGCGAACTCTGCATGGAGCCATGAAACAGCATCAGGAGCCGCCGAAGAGGTTTGAACATCCACGGCTGAGACAGCCAGGCTAAGCTGAAAAGCAAACAAACAGGCAAACACATACACACAACAAGAATCGTACCCTGCTCTTGAACACCGAGAACCTTCTCAGAAATGTCTAACAACCGtcaaaaagagaaaaagcaaTGGTAGCGCCTGCGCACCGTATCCGGTGTGTTGTTTGTCCCACTGGGACTTGCACGACCGCCTGTGTCGTTGATTCTTGCGCTCGGCGTATGTGCCCATGCATGCCTGACTTGTCGCCCCTATTCTCCAGTGTGGAGAGGGGGGGGCCCTACGACGCGTTCACCACGCGTCGTAGGGCCCCCcctccgcagaggagagTGCCTCAGACGTCACACCAtcgccgcgccccccgcgcccgccccagGGCCTGCTGCCAGCGGGCCAGCAGCTCGACTTTTGCTCGCGTGGCGGGCCTCCTCCGTACCTTTTgttcgctgcctcttctttgCCGGCGACGATCAACACAAAGCGGACGATTAGAGCGAAGAGCCCGACGCCGGCCGCACACAGAAGCACCGTTGACAAAGAGTAGCGCGTGTAAGAAGAGATAACCCGGTAGACGAGAAGCACCAAGCAGGTGCGATAGAGGAGCGCAAACCAAGGTCGCGAGGCGTGCCGACCTGAGCCGGCGTGGCCAGgtggcgagggagagactAGGGACTGAAGCGGGGCGAGCATGAAGAGCAGGAACCTCGCCGGAAGGCGCACGAGAAAGGAAGAGAGAAACACGTCCCCGAGAAGAGACCAGGAGGGCTGCCTGGCCAAACAGCCGACGCAGGGCGCATCCGAGCCCTTGTGCCGACGCCCAGCAGGGCCTCCTCCTGTCTTtgcttctgcagaggcgccctcTAGAGAACCCGGCACGCGATGAGGAGACCATCCCCTCCGCACGCCGCCGTTCTTCTTTCCCCAGGGCTGACGACTGGAGGGCGTCTTGagccgccctccccccccccctccccagccgcggctccgctgcgcaggcgtctgtgAAGATCGAGATTGCGGTGATGCCCATGCGTGTCTCGACGCGCGTGATCGCTGTGACCTACGGATGCTGGCACACGCAGCTTGTCTCCTCTAGGATTCCCTGCTCTCGGAGGGttgccttcgccgtcttcgcatCTTTCTTGCGAGTATTCGCACGCCTCCTTCGTCCACGCCCCCGTGAGGGTCCCATCTGCAAGAAGCCACAGAAACAGAAACTTGCGCCACATGCGAGCTCGCTCCAGTTCGACAGAAgccgctccctcctctccccccgccccccgcggacACCCTCTCGGACTCCGCCACCCGTTGTGGAGCGAGTtccgctgctggagcgcatCTGATGTCCAGCCCGCTGCCCTCTCGAGGCCTCGTTGTGGTCTGACTGATGCACTGTCGGACCTCTCGTCCACCACCCGCCAAGATTACACTCGTTGACGATACACGCCGAAGAAACCTCCCCTTCGCACGCGTTTTACACCTCCTGCAAGACGTGATTCGGCCCTGTGGAACCGCCACAGACGCTCTGCCCAAAGACAGCGGGAAGGGGCAGGTGAACGGAACGTGTGGTGAAGCAGGCCGCTTGCCTTGGTGGCGATAGGAGCGGCTCCAACACTGAAAACAATGCTCCGCACGCTGGTATCTAAAGCGGCAgttaaaaaaaaaaaaaaacttgAGTTGCGAAACCGGGTGGGCCCTCGACGCAGTAGccaagcggcgacgccctgTGAGGTCGACTCACCAAAAGTATGGGACGCAGATGCTTCTTCATCAGCGTTTTCGCTTGTCGGAAGAGGGCGAGGTGCAACAgattcgccttcgcggcggccagCAGCCGGCACCACTGGAGATGCCTCTCGGTACTCGGGTGCAATAGCATCTTGCGTCTCCTCTAGCTGCTGTGGTCCTCGTGCCTGGGATTCAGGGCCTGCAAGAGAGCCGGCTTCTGGTTGCGTGTGCTCAGAAGAGGGTGGCGTCACCGGCATGTCAGCGCTCTGCGTCAGTGGAGGTTGCGACTCTTCCGACTCTCGCTCCAAGACTTCTTTAAGTGTGTCGCTCACTTTCCCAAGTTTCTCCGCGATTACGAGATTCTCTTGAGCCAGCAAActctccgctgcagcagcggttGGGGCCACTGACGGCAACAGCCGCGAAGCAATACGGGTTGCAATGGATTCTGACGTGCTgcggtgtctgtacacctgAGGAGGCACAAAGCCACCAGTGccctctggcggcggcgtccctGTATGGCATTCTCCTGTTAAAGCTGACGAGGCTGAAGACGCCAACCGAGGAGGCGAATGCATGAAGATCGCACTGGCAGTCACTGGAggtgcagcagacgcgagagaacTTCGGTGGCTGAGCTGTGTCGGtccggcagacgcagcaccCGCCTGTGATGCGGCGACAGCGTCAATGCTCGGTTGAGCGCTCAAAAGAATCAGGCGCTTGAGCACGTTCATCGCCGTCCGCAGCGGGATAGAAAAAACGACTGCCCAGAAGAGTGCCAGGACATAAGCCTCCAACACCACAAGGTTGTAGTAAACACAGACGCAACCAACCGCGCAGATGAGATACACAGCAAAGTGCACCAAAGCTACCTCGCTTTCATACGCCAAGCGCGGAAGCCCTAGAATCGGCGAGGCTGCAAAGTCTGCTGGCGGTATTTCTGCAGAGTACCCAAATGCAGATGCCGACGAAAGTTGCCTCTGGTAAGGACCagaaggaggcagcgagctgccgcagccaaAAAACGGCAATTCCCATGAAGCCGGGGATGCGGCATGAAGCATAGAAGCTGGACAATAGCCTACTCCGTCGAAATATGCGCGAGAACTGTGCCGCGGATACGACCTTCTCACCGAATGCTGCAGGAGCGGATCCTGCGGTGGGACGCCATACCCATAGTCTGGTGCTCCAGGTGTATCCGGTGGAGCTGGTGGATACCCAATGAAAGGCCCGCCATACGGCAAATTTGGTGAGCCAGCTGAGACATGTTCGTCAGTCTCTTCGCTGCAGGACCGCCCCTCGTATGGGGGATACGGGAGAGGCGGACCAAACGGGCCCGAATAGCAAAAGGTAGTCATCGGATGTGAACAGCAGGCTTACGTGGAGTGGCCGTTTCAAACGAGTAAAAAAGTAACAAAATGAGAGTTCCGCAACTATGCACGTCTACCGAGCAACTGGATCATTTCATGCAGCCGCGAGATACACAGCTTCCCGGGTATGGACCCGGCACGTGTGCagtccgccgcagccacaTCTTGAATTGCCCGTGCGGCTTCGGTCGTAACGCTACGAGCAGCGTCGCATCGCATTTCCTGTAAATGACCAGCGACGCGTGCCCAAGAGGTCAACAGCCAGAGTCTGTTCACCGGCCAACACGCCAATAGCCAGAGTCTGTTCACCGGCAATCACATGCCAGCAAGCTGAAGATGGTGGCGGAcccacgcacacgcacataACTTGGGAAATACGCCGTTGTTGATCGCACTCCCTTCAGAAAAAGGTGACGATTTTACGTAGCTGTGCCGCTTCTCCAAATAACTGGAGGTAGCTGAACACGTCTGAGTCCGCTGCCGTGTTGTTTTTGGCGGGACTATGTCCCAGGCGGCAGTGAAAAGCAAAGTCACTGGAACGCGAATTGCTGTTCACTATTTGGAACCACTCCCAAGACACGTGAACTTCCGCCGAATACCGGATTCCCTCGGAATGACGATAATCCGAAAACGAAAATGGAAGCACACTTAGCGCTAATGCTCGTTCCTTTTGCTTC is drawn from Besnoitia besnoiti strain Bb-Ger1 chromosome VI, whole genome shotgun sequence and contains these coding sequences:
- a CDS encoding hypothetical protein (encoded by transcript BESB_069440) — its product is MTTFCYSGPFGPPLPYPPYEGRSCSEETDEHVSAGSPNLPYGGPFIGYPPAPPDTPGAPDYGYGVPPQDPLLQHSVRRSYPRHSSRAYFDGVGYCPASMLHAASPASWELPFFGCGSSLPPSGPYQRQLSSASAFGYSAEIPPADFAASPILGLPRLAYESEVALVHFAVYLICAVGCVCVYYNLVVLEAYVLALFWAVVFSIPLRTAMNVLKRLILLSAQPSIDAVAASQAGAASAGPTQLSHRSSLASAAPPVTASAIFMHSPPRLASSASSALTGECHTGTPPPEGTGGFVPPQVYRHRSTSESIATRIASRLLPSVAPTAAAAESLLAQENLVIAEKLGKVSDTLKEVLERESEESQPPLTQSADMPVTPPSSEHTQPEAGSLAGPESQARGPQQLEETQDAIAPEYREASPVVPAAGRREGESVAPRPLPTSENADEEASASHTFDGTLTGAWTKEACEYSQERCEDGEGNPPRAGNPRGDKLRVPASTPAQRSRGWGGGGGGRLKTPSSRQPWGKKNGGVRRGWSPHRVPGSLEGASAEAKTGGGPAGRRHKGSDAPCVGCLARQPSWSLLGDVFLSSFLVRLPARFLLFMLAPLQSLVSPSPPGHAGSGRHASRPWFALLYRTCLVLLVYRVISSYTRYSLSTVLLCAAGVGLFALIVRFVLIVAGKEEAANKSLAWLSQPWMFKPLRRLLMLFHGSMQSSLNPLLAIIVMLTSVLILCLIVAFFCFQFYNEITLLWDAFQRIIDTYILRSSTMQQAMQTIHSFAGSPEADPGPSSTLHNTTIPSASAPPLSASQIIFNLITKAAEAASASSSGGTSEGGGPHAGGPAGGEAEAGSVGAASQPVQGLPTGVAGAVGSLSATIAAAIAAGASRAGGGRAGAAAAESSASPLRQLLGGSIGRYSDLWLSIRHLAANASAGAPAAGLSEVSGSARGASSGSAPGEPAGGVHWQNGGAENIPVVIVRAQSPQEPGVPALDLPPATPDSTRGSSAAPPLKASHGPRAARIRGGGRRRRRRTKEAATADARAGRSAEEWRGGAGLTSSLGALETTGTGARGLWRGFFDGKPAATAASTAPSSAFGATLCSSAGDATKELDWFEALEEEDEDGAGRKTACPEDPVRRGARVSVGRLGGGASANGVRDAAREGARNDELEGASREVGSTGKAESPEATDLVGWAPQGQALQDAGPAARGDELASWGAKGEEEDADASLHEGVWKRWENTAELIGQLRRGNLSGAAGKAKEAWNEIYSLTSEGWWSYVTTYANTFFSGLLNSGFGAARVFFFVCFLVFRFFLSAFDMLLQAVVFFSALYYLLCSSRSCLEYLEELLCIVDPSCIISHSINRGLRAILYSSFKRFWFYSLFTWFVYESAGMPVVYVPTAVSGLLALLPLLPPESISVIPCLVLWWGSGAEDAARAAGAPAVQRADEPSAGLSGGTAATAWWAVLHVAAASQRKLGAVALFAANAAVWWNVTTAIYREIPDSNPWLVGLSVALGLSTFGLKGIIIGPVLATIPLIVLTAAAKFSERRAREHQLAAMVAQQTAGSPLRSPTGFRSAVGSFSGASSLCKKTPSAKRRRAQTPSRPAAPGAAAGGAVAESRAEATSSDRAKQGADSSRAYPDSGAAPPPEGRHDASSESSGEERFSGAAIPGIEDVISGPPSTPAAGLAAAELAAAANAAAVAEVTALVGEAGGAVVSAPVVAAAQKLTGQRLSAKALRQQPQPPVCDPPTQLLPLAGALATTPQASPSSGERGPPDPASRRVFLGGAPAPTPPSVLRSSWAPERVGVAGVPASPFAVPGPAVGAACPPGSLPLAGSETSSETDSSRRSSMSSDSRASSSAGQADELWWSLSGDRGDHPPFFRLAAEDGRAPAPQLRASVPRTGPRAAAAGKQHVLGAVESRPWKSVGAGLGDLRRFRDPRLFFWALHQRKPSKRSRAICSGLPRVGAWTHHLGHFAGRASAVPGVRGRHGWSHSKGAGRCRTREGEAAAWNDAREAAVLSANDAPAPPSGVFLECAGGRPHARVAALETSRSVLLGAPAADAVAPPPLYQRMLAAWSPTDVREVGCGGELATARTSARRGSLPGGPRSAPQVGGGGLGRARTLEASDAEGKSAERRSVSKPEQGGGGESEEKVRSSSMLAAAVLKTAEKLEWLLERPSGGAAGASAAVETRGAHEAAADSGETAAAAPAKRVGETSARLSRKSQRAAREGSDALTRPVCGDGMRRPPFGPAAADPRGAGSGVSRRESGAEGGGDAQASRPSSGVEKPHAEKAKNSARGRASLPTSGAGRDASVEGAKRRASRRQGRGKKDAPPEEYRETPRDGRQIDIQTRKM